TTGTCCGATATATCGTTCCCTTGAATCTGGTGGATCCCAAACTGGAAAATTTTAATCCCCGGTCCTGTCAGACCTTTCATGATATTATCCGCTTTGCCCATGAAAAAAGTATCGAAGAAATGTTCCGCCTTTCCGAAAGAGAAGCCTTCCAAAAATTACCGGCCCTTCGTATTAAAACAACATTACCCCTCAATCTTTATCTCCTTGATTTAGGAGGCGGGGTAAAAAAAGACGGCAGCCACCGTTTCCTGCCGCCGGAAAAAGTGATCTCCGTACCCTTCATGGCCCTCTGGAAAGGCATCACCTCTCCCGGAATCCGCTGGGCCGGCCCCATCGGCGTGGACGTCAAGGGTTTGCTCTCGGTCATGGCCCAATCGGCCACCCAACAATCCGGTGATTTCTGGGACAGGACCCTGGCCCTGGTCTCTACAAATTATTTAAACTTCAGTTCCCGTTTAGGGTATCATTTTGCGACCGTTGATTCCTATTGCGGACCGGTTCGCAACAACAATTATATTACTTTTGTCTTTAAAGGGGGAGCGGCCGATAATCTGAGACGGGGCCGGAGGGCCCGTTTTCTTGGAAAAGTCCTGGAGGAATTGGGCTTTGAGGTCATGATCAAGGAGGACCTGGTCAAGGCCGAATATCGTAAATATCCGCAGCCGATGATCGAAGAAAAACTCGGCCACCTGGGCCGCCTGATGGGCTGTGCCCGGCAGCTCGATATGACCATGTCCGATGAAACCATGGTCACCTGGTATGCCCGGGCCTTTTTAGAGGGAAACTATGAATTCAAGAGAAATTCCCAGTAATGAAATCATTTCCGAATGCGGATTTCGGATTTCGGATTTCGGAATTAAATTGAAAATTATTTCGGGGAGCTCTTTTTTTTGAACGGCACTCTTTTGAACTTTAACGAGGAACGAAATTAAATAAATTTTCTGCGCGTTTTGTGTTTAGATTCCGCAATCCGAAATCCGAAATCGAAAATGGTAAGGGGTTTTTCATGTTTATCCAAACCAAAAAATTTATCCTGAGTATCGGCATCTTAACGGTTGTCTTATTGATAGCCGGATTGATCGTAGGCTTTTATTCTCTTCGTTATGTCAAAGAGATCGTCAGTGAGCAATTCAATCAGCAGCAATTAGAATTGGCCACCCATGCGGCCCGTCAATTGGAAAACCAATTCTTAAATACCATTCAGGATGTAACCATACTCAATCAATCGCCTTCCGTCCAATACCTGGAAAAAGTCTCCTGGGCCAACCGCATCAAGATAACCCTTTCCACCATGCAGGAAACCGGGGTACAGGAGATCGGGCGGGTGAATGGTTCCGGGAAAACCCTTTTTGCCGTTACCCAAAAGCAGGAAATCCGTGTTACTCCCGGGTCCTATAGGATGCAGGAAGCCTTCCTGTGGGCCAAAAAACCGGAAAATAAAAACCGGATCTTTTTGGTCCCGGACGACAAAGAAACCGGGACCATTAAGAAGCCGGTCCTGAAGGTCATTATGCCGACCTATCTGGAATCGGCTGATGACGCCCATCCGGTCCCCGGCCATCAGTTTGCCGGATATATTTATCTGATTCTCGATAAAGAATATTTTGTAACCCAAATGTTGAAAGACATCCGCTCCGGGAAAACGGGTTATGCCTGGGCCATTGATAATGAAGGAAATTTTATCTATCACCCCGTTCCGGAATTTATTGGGAAAAATGCCTTTGCCGTCAGAGGGCAACGGGAGGCCAAGATCTCTTTTGATCAAATCAACCGTATCCAGAAAGAAAAGATGCTTCGCGGGGTCCAGGGAACCTCCTGGTACGTTTCGGGATGGCACCGGGGTGTCCGGGGAAACATCAAAAAATTGATTGCCTATTCCCCGGTCCGTCTCCAGGGGACCTCCCCTTCTTTTAATTGGGCCGTGGCCGTGGTCGCTCCGGTTACGGAAGTCGATGAGGTGATCCATACGGCCTATCTCTGGCAATTTATTATGCAGGGGTTCATTATTTTCGCCATCATCCTCGGCAGTCTGTCGATCATCGGCTTTGAATGGCAATACACCAAAACCCTGAAAACCGAGGTGGAAAGGAAGACCAAAGACCTGCAGCGTTCCGAAGAGCAGTATAAAAAACTGGTCGAAGGGGCCCAGGACATCATCTTTTCGGCCACCCGGGAAGGGCGGTTTTTATCCTTGAACCGTTATGGGGCCAATTTCCTGAGCGGTGAATTATTCAATCCCGAGGCCCAGGTAAGCCCCGGAACCCGGCATTATCAGGATCATACGGTGAAATTTATCGGGAAGGAACTGGCCCAATTTTTCCCCCTCAACGGCACCTTCCACCCCCAGCTTATTGAAGAGATCTGGCATACCGGAAGGCCCAAAACCATCGAACACAGCTTGAAAATAGGGGCCAATGATTTTTGGTTGAGTACCCAACTCATCGCCATTAAGGATGAGATGGGTCAGGTACAGGAGGTCCTGGGGATTTCCCGGGATATTACCGAAAAAAAGAAGATCGAAAAGCAGATGATCAATACGGAAAAACTGGCTTCCCTGGGACTGTTGGCCGCCGGGGTGGCCCATGAGATCAACAATCCCCTGGGGGTTATTCTGGGCTATTGCGACTATATGCTCGACAAGATACCACCGGAGGACAAGGTCCACAAGGTCCTGGAAAAGATCGAACGGCAAGGCAATCATTGCAAAAGAGTAGTGGAAAATTTACTCAGCTTTTCCAGGTACACCGAACACTCCGATACCATCAGTGATATCAACCTTAACCTGGAAAATGTTTTCGCAGTGGTGGAAAACAATCTCATGATCAAAAAAATCCAGTTGAAGAAAAATTTAGAAGCCAACCTGCCCCGGGTCAAGGCCGATCCGGTTCAATTGCAGCAGGTGTTTCTTAACCTGATGAATAACGCCGTGGCGGCCATGCCCAAGGGGGGTTTTCTTATGGTAACCTCCCGTTGGAATATTTATGACGACAAGGTGGAGGTGGTCATAGCCGACACCGGCACAGGAATCAAGAAAGAAAACCGGGAGAGGATCTATGATCCCTTCTTCACCACCAAAAAAGTCGGAGAGGGCACGGGATTGGGATTGACCGTTACTTATGGGATTATTAACCATTATCAAGGAACCATCAATCTGGAAACCAAAACCGAAGAAGAAGATCCGATAAACCATGGGACCAGCTTTACCGTAACCCTTCCCGTCTACCACTCGAAACGGGAAGCCGAAAAGAAGGGGGTGTAAAATGGCTGAAAAGATCCTGATTGTCGATGACGAAATCGATATGCTGGAGCTGCTGGAGTTGATTATCACAGATCGGACCGAATACGCGGTCGTGACCACCAATACGCCTCTGGAAGTCCCTGAATTGTTGAAGAAAGATTCTTTTGACCTGCTGATAACCGATCTGCGGATGCCGGATATCGACGGCATCGAACTCATCGAGATGGTCAAACAGATCGATGATCAAATCCCTTTTATTATCATCACGGCCTATGGAACCATCGAATCGGCAGTGGAGGCCATGCGCAAAGGGGCCTTTGACTATATTACCAAACCCTTTCGCCAGGAACAGATCCTTTTGACCATTGAAAAGGTCATGAAATGGAGAAGGCTCCAAAAAGAAAATATCGCCCTTAAGGCCGAACTGGAAAGGATCAAGAAGGGTACTAATGGGTAGGCTGAAAACGCTTTTCAGAAAAAAGGAATCGGGGCCGCACCCTGACCGGGTGATGGAGGCCCAGCTCCGTCAAAAATTCGGGGCCTTCCGAAGGTTGTTGGCCGACAATCAGGAGGTCATGGAGATTATCACCGATCTGGAAGAAAAGTATAATGGCGACTATATCTTCGATATGCAGTATCTCCGGGCCAGTATCAGACGGCTCTCTGAAAAAGTCTACAGCCTGATTCACCTTTTAAATGAAATCTCCAATCTGAAATACGGTGAGCTCTACCGGACCTATGAACAAATCTATCAGGAATTGACTGATCTTTTGGCCAAGAAAAGGAAAATCCCGGTGGATGACCTGGTCCTGACTTTTGACCGGATCACTCTGGAAAAGGAAGAGAGTGTGGGCGGGAAAATGGCCAACCTGGGTGAATTGCGCAACCGTCTCGGCCTGACCGTTCCGGAGGGATTTGCCATTACCGCCTATGCCTACAAGGAATTTATAAGGTATCATCACCTCCAGGAAGAAATCACCCAACACCTGACCCAATTAGATATCAACAATCTGGAGGACCTTATTGTGGTCAGCCGGGATATCCAAAAACGCATTTTAGAAAAACCTATTCCCCCCTTCCTGGAAGAAATCCTGGTTCAAAGCTATCAGGATCTGGCTGGAAAAACAGGCGGGCCGGTCAAGGTTTCCCTTAGAAGCAGCGCCCTGGGCGAAGACAGCCGGCTTTCCTTTGCCGGCCAATACGGGACCATCCTGAATGTCTCCAGGGAGGATATGGGGGAGAAATATAAAGAAATCGTGGCCAGTAAATTCACCCCCCGGGCCATTTTATATTTTATAGGCAAAGGTTTTCAGGAAGAAGATATTGCTATGGGCATGGGCTGTATGAGGATGATCCAGGCCAAGGCCGGAGGGGTTATGTATACCGTCGATCCCGGAAATCCCCAGCGCCCGGAAGCGGTCATCCACGCCCACTGGGGCCTGGGCAAAACAGTGGTCGATGGAACGGTTACGCCGGATGTCTTTTGGGTCTCCAAGGAAGGGCCTTACCAGCTTCGTCAATCCCATTTGGCCCGCAAAGAAAAAATGTTGGTCAATAACCCGGAGGGGGGTATCACCTGGAAAGAGGTGGCGCCGGACCTGCAGGACGGGCCATGTCTCTCTGAAACCATCATCGGCCAATTGGGCCGGATAGCCGGAATCATCGAAAACCACTTCAGCCACCCGCAAGATATCGAATGGGTCCTGGATGAAAGGGATGAAATCTATCTCCTGCAGACCCGGCCCCTTAAGATCTTCACTCAGAAAGGGATTCCTTCATCCCAGGAGATCCCGGAGCTTTCCCAATTTCCGGTTTTATTGGAGACCGGGGTAATGGGC
This window of the Deltaproteobacteria bacterium genome carries:
- a CDS encoding PAS domain-containing protein, which produces MFIQTKKFILSIGILTVVLLIAGLIVGFYSLRYVKEIVSEQFNQQQLELATHAARQLENQFLNTIQDVTILNQSPSVQYLEKVSWANRIKITLSTMQETGVQEIGRVNGSGKTLFAVTQKQEIRVTPGSYRMQEAFLWAKKPENKNRIFLVPDDKETGTIKKPVLKVIMPTYLESADDAHPVPGHQFAGYIYLILDKEYFVTQMLKDIRSGKTGYAWAIDNEGNFIYHPVPEFIGKNAFAVRGQREAKISFDQINRIQKEKMLRGVQGTSWYVSGWHRGVRGNIKKLIAYSPVRLQGTSPSFNWAVAVVAPVTEVDEVIHTAYLWQFIMQGFIIFAIILGSLSIIGFEWQYTKTLKTEVERKTKDLQRSEEQYKKLVEGAQDIIFSATREGRFLSLNRYGANFLSGELFNPEAQVSPGTRHYQDHTVKFIGKELAQFFPLNGTFHPQLIEEIWHTGRPKTIEHSLKIGANDFWLSTQLIAIKDEMGQVQEVLGISRDITEKKKIEKQMINTEKLASLGLLAAGVAHEINNPLGVILGYCDYMLDKIPPEDKVHKVLEKIERQGNHCKRVVENLLSFSRYTEHSDTISDINLNLENVFAVVENNLMIKKIQLKKNLEANLPRVKADPVQLQQVFLNLMNNAVAAMPKGGFLMVTSRWNIYDDKVEVVIADTGTGIKKENRERIYDPFFTTKKVGEGTGLGLTVTYGIINHYQGTINLETKTEEEDPINHGTSFTVTLPVYHSKREAEKKGV
- a CDS encoding sigma-54-dependent Fis family transcriptional regulator, which translates into the protein MAEKILIVDDEIDMLELLELIITDRTEYAVVTTNTPLEVPELLKKDSFDLLITDLRMPDIDGIELIEMVKQIDDQIPFIIITAYGTIESAVEAMRKGAFDYITKPFRQEQILLTIEKVMKWRRLQKENIALKAELERIKKGTNG